The following are from one region of the Ignavibacteriota bacterium genome:
- a CDS encoding DUF3365 domain-containing protein gives MKKIFILNVLIIFGLISGCSENKIEVSENQIAGMRATAVEFMKDLKSILINQIRTNGMLSAVSVCSDTAQILTNNFGVQKGVYVKRVSLKNRNVNNAPDDFEKRVLNKFTLMQLNNELYDDSEYAEIVEEGEFKYLRYLKPILVQAECLNCHGSENDISPEVEQLINQEYPNDNAVGYKIGDLRGAVSLKKNIK, from the coding sequence ATGAAAAAAATATTCATATTAAATGTGTTAATTATTTTTGGATTAATATCAGGATGTTCCGAAAATAAAATTGAGGTAAGTGAAAATCAAATAGCAGGAATGCGGGCTACAGCAGTTGAATTTATGAAGGATTTAAAAAGTATCCTCATAAATCAAATCCGGACAAATGGTATGCTGTCAGCAGTTTCCGTCTGTTCCGATACAGCACAGATTCTTACAAATAACTTTGGTGTTCAGAAAGGTGTTTATGTCAAGAGAGTATCTTTAAAAAACAGAAATGTTAATAATGCACCGGATGATTTTGAAAAAAGAGTACTTAACAAGTTTACTCTGATGCAGCTAAATAATGAGTTGTATGATGATAGTGAATATGCAGAAATTGTTGAAGAAGGTGAATTCAAGTATTTGCGCTATCTGAAACCAATTCTTGTTCAGGCTGAATGTCTGAATTGTCATGGTTCTGAAAATGATATTTCACCGGAAGTAGAGCAGCTTATAAATCAGGAATATCCGAATGATAATGCTGTCGGATATAAAATTGGTGACTTACGAGGGGCTGTATCTTTGAAGAAAAATATTAAATAA
- a CDS encoding Omp28-related outer membrane protein: protein MKLKLRNLALIVSISLAVITLSHDSLAQTQRNPVLEEVTGTWCQWCPCGHTAIQQIHNAIPNAITICYHGPANSSSDPFSYFSGNSIISSFGFSSYPTGIVDRVSGIIDRNAWLGQMNTRNSVPATVSIDVDRSFNKNTREFNATIDFKALTSLSGQYKFNVILLEDSIIWSQTGNGSCPGSSQYVHNHLVRDMMNGALGEEIINGTWNVNETITKTVSRTVPAVTGVIPDMVWEKCNIVVLVYKVGTPLSSGSPIQQAVEMTLISPDYVAAIATQSPDAIISNNSTAEYSATLYNKGLLDDTYNITATFDGPAGWTGEFTTINGTFPFGEIDSVQVAVDDSTEISVDIDPNGFNGAGTITIQCVSKNDPGTIVTINFSLVTNTGVHLLVVDASEGSYGSIITNSLDNFYEGRYGMVSRNALSAAGVDLSYFTLIAWVGGNTMPAFYPEEVNNLQAYLDGDGNLLMSGQNIGADIFEPGGQSQFAQSFFNNYLHANYVAAIGPSFFFTGITGDPISNGIPGFSLKNIYTMSPDEVSPFDANTTPVIQFNAGPKINSVKADNGDYRVVYFGIGFEQIMDNANWGIADSLISRSVRWLTEGIVLDNPVEGSIPESYNLDQNYPNPFNPSTTISYSIPEESLVSLKIYDVMGSEVTELVNARQAAGVYSINFDASSLASGTYFYKLTAGDFISIKKMVLLK from the coding sequence ATGAAACTAAAACTACGTAACCTTGCGTTAATCGTAAGTATTTCACTTGCAGTGATCACACTTTCACATGATTCACTGGCGCAGACACAAAGAAATCCGGTTCTTGAAGAAGTTACCGGCACATGGTGTCAATGGTGTCCCTGCGGACATACAGCGATTCAACAAATACATAATGCTATACCTAATGCAATAACAATTTGCTATCATGGTCCGGCTAATTCTTCTTCTGATCCATTTTCCTATTTTTCAGGAAATTCGATTATCTCAAGCTTTGGTTTTTCATCATATCCAACTGGGATTGTAGATAGAGTAAGCGGAATAATTGATAGAAACGCCTGGTTAGGTCAGATGAATACCAGGAATTCTGTTCCCGCGACAGTATCAATTGATGTTGATAGAAGCTTTAATAAAAACACCAGAGAATTTAATGCTACGATTGATTTCAAAGCACTTACAAGTTTAAGTGGGCAGTATAAATTTAATGTTATATTACTTGAAGATAGTATTATCTGGAGTCAAACTGGAAATGGATCTTGTCCAGGTTCTTCTCAGTACGTGCACAACCATCTTGTAAGAGATATGATGAACGGCGCTCTGGGGGAAGAAATAATAAATGGTACGTGGAATGTAAATGAAACCATAACTAAAACCGTAAGCCGTACTGTTCCAGCAGTGACGGGAGTAATTCCCGATATGGTCTGGGAGAAATGCAACATAGTTGTTTTAGTTTACAAAGTTGGTACTCCTCTTTCAAGTGGTTCGCCAATTCAGCAAGCTGTTGAAATGACATTGATAAGTCCGGACTATGTTGCCGCAATAGCAACACAAAGTCCCGATGCAATTATATCGAATAACTCCACTGCGGAGTATTCAGCAACTCTGTACAATAAAGGTTTATTAGACGACACATACAATATAACTGCAACTTTTGACGGACCAGCTGGGTGGACAGGAGAGTTCACAACTATTAATGGTACCTTTCCATTCGGAGAAATAGATTCCGTTCAAGTAGCTGTTGATGATTCAACAGAAATTTCTGTTGATATCGATCCCAATGGTTTTAACGGTGCCGGAACAATTACGATTCAGTGTGTTTCAAAAAATGATCCCGGAACAATAGTTACAATTAACTTTAGTCTCGTTACAAACACCGGTGTTCACTTGCTTGTTGTTGATGCAAGCGAAGGCAGTTATGGTTCAATTATTACAAATTCGCTTGATAATTTCTATGAAGGAAGATATGGTATGGTTTCACGAAACGCATTAAGTGCAGCGGGTGTTGATCTTTCCTATTTTACATTGATTGCCTGGGTTGGTGGTAATACAATGCCAGCATTTTATCCTGAAGAAGTTAATAATTTACAAGCATATCTTGACGGTGATGGCAACTTGTTAATGTCAGGTCAAAATATTGGGGCAGATATTTTTGAACCAGGCGGGCAAAGCCAATTTGCGCAAAGCTTTTTCAATAATTATCTCCACGCAAATTATGTGGCAGCAATTGGTCCTTCTTTCTTCTTTACAGGTATTACTGGCGATCCAATCTCAAATGGTATCCCCGGATTTTCTTTAAAAAATATATATACAATGTCTCCTGATGAAGTATCTCCCTTTGATGCAAACACAACACCGGTAATTCAATTCAATGCTGGTCCCAAAATCAACTCTGTAAAAGCTGATAATGGAGACTATAGAGTAGTTTATTTTGGAATTGGATTCGAACAAATTATGGATAATGCAAATTGGGGCATCGCAGATTCATTGATTTCCAGATCAGTTCGATGGTTAACTGAAGGTATTGTATTAGATAATCCTGTTGAGGGCTCAATTCCAGAGTCTTATAATTTAGATCAGAATTATCCGAACCCGTTCAATCCATCGACAACTATTTCGTACTCAATTCCGGAAGAATCGCTTGTGAGCCTTAAAATTTATGATGTTATGGGCAGCGAAGTAACCGAACTTGTAAATGCAAGACAAGCAGCCGGAGTTTACAGTATTAATTTTGATGCATCATCTCTTGCTTCAGGAACATATTTTTATAAACTGACAGCCGGAGATTTTATATCGATTAAAAAAATGGTTTTGCTTAAATAA
- a CDS encoding PorV/PorQ family protein, whose product MKKLINLFTVVFTLLLVLDVAYAGGGNRTGTGGAAQLLIPAGPRGIAMGESNVATSYGVESLFWNPAGVAKIDGSASVLFSHMSYIADIGVEYGAVAANFEGFGVISFSVKALDVGDILVTTTQDPDGTGDTFSPQFLTAGVSYSRQLTERIAVGLTGNFLSEKLGNVSASGFALNVGVIYNDLADINGLSIGVVMKNIGPEMEYDGSGLYTQASVTDLNRPPQYYKIDAAAFELPSTFEIGVGYKPVIDEMNTLQLSTTFQNNNFSPDEYKLGAEYGYNNLFFLRAGYQGGLEVESTDYIFGFTAGAGLNYAFEGISVKVDYAYRDVEYFDGNHIFALTLGF is encoded by the coding sequence ATGAAAAAATTAATAAATTTATTTACGGTAGTATTTACCCTCCTGCTTGTGCTTGATGTTGCATACGCCGGAGGTGGTAACAGAACCGGAACAGGAGGAGCTGCACAACTGCTGATTCCTGCTGGCCCGCGTGGAATTGCAATGGGTGAATCAAACGTTGCAACATCTTATGGGGTCGAGTCTTTATTCTGGAATCCTGCAGGTGTTGCGAAAATAGATGGTTCAGCATCTGTTTTATTTTCTCACATGTCATATATAGCAGACATAGGTGTTGAGTATGGAGCTGTTGCAGCAAACTTTGAAGGATTTGGAGTTATCTCTTTTAGTGTTAAAGCTCTTGATGTAGGTGACATCCTTGTTACAACAACGCAAGATCCTGATGGTACAGGCGATACTTTCTCGCCACAGTTTCTTACCGCTGGAGTAAGTTATTCCAGGCAATTGACTGAACGAATAGCGGTTGGCCTAACTGGTAATTTCCTGAGTGAAAAATTAGGAAATGTCAGCGCCAGCGGATTTGCTCTCAACGTCGGTGTAATTTATAATGATCTTGCAGATATTAACGGCTTGAGCATTGGAGTTGTGATGAAAAATATCGGTCCGGAAATGGAATATGATGGCTCAGGTCTTTATACTCAAGCAAGTGTTACTGATTTAAACAGACCGCCACAGTACTATAAAATTGATGCGGCAGCTTTCGAGCTTCCCTCAACATTCGAAATAGGTGTAGGATATAAACCTGTGATAGACGAAATGAATACCTTACAACTATCAACAACTTTCCAGAATAACAACTTCTCGCCTGACGAATATAAGCTCGGTGCAGAATATGGTTACAATAACTTATTTTTCTTAAGAGCCGGATATCAGGGCGGCCTTGAAGTTGAATCCACAGATTATATCTTTGGATTCACCGCAGGCGCTGGTTTGAATTATGCATTTGAAGGAATCAGTGTGAAGGTTGATTATGCTTACAGAGATGTTGAATATTTTGATGGCAACCACATATTTGCTCTGACATTAGGATTCTAA
- a CDS encoding DUF2203 domain-containing protein, with the protein MTTELKYFTPSEAKKTLPLVKKIVQDILDSSKEMRLIADDIGGEVEKDPRIQKLADNIDDFMKELEEIGCYFKDWNFQIGLVDFPSIINGKEVFLCWRSDEDDILYYHEVDTGFAGRKLIPPEELTD; encoded by the coding sequence ATGACAACAGAATTAAAATATTTTACTCCATCGGAAGCAAAAAAAACTTTACCTCTTGTAAAAAAAATAGTTCAAGATATTCTCGACTCAAGCAAAGAAATGAGATTGATTGCCGATGATATTGGTGGTGAAGTTGAAAAAGATCCGCGCATTCAAAAGCTTGCTGATAACATTGATGATTTTATGAAAGAGCTTGAAGAAATCGGATGTTATTTTAAGGACTGGAATTTTCAAATCGGTTTGGTTGATTTTCCTTCGATAATAAATGGCAAGGAAGTTTTTCTCTGCTGGAGAAGCGATGAAGATGATATTTTATATTATCACGAAGTTGACACAGGGTTTGCTGGTAGAAAATTAATTCCGCCTGAAGAACTTACAGATTGA
- a CDS encoding TonB-dependent receptor — MNRLITILFLLLLLPAMALAQSGKLRGQITDQETGEALVGANVIVVGTSYGAATDVNGEYIILNLVAGTYEVKASYIGYQAKTISNVRINADLTTGLDFQLPAEGIQVGTVEIVAEKQLVNKYNTNANRITTSDVIESLPIRGVDNILSLTPGVVLQDNTIFVRGGRQDEVGFYLEGTNITDPMVGGRQVTLVQDALEEINVQSGGYNAEYGGANSGIVRQQIKSGTSDFKASAEYIMDMQGFSGFEYNGEKTLGTYNWGYNEFVGSLSGPIYGNVIKFFGLFDYNYFRDQNPQPYPGISLGRIGDPTTHDTVNFEYPAGAVYGNSLMNYTGTGSLNFDFNPVILRAVGTYTSSTSFNPFSSSRVAGNIANFLNTARTEQIDESNGAFNLKATWLVNPTTFVELNGGYAFSTLDRFDPYLKDNFLAYGDSAANAEVGFVWNRRPASNSGRYVRQPQYQIFTFAINAPGDVVAGYQNYNRQNLNFSAALSTVLQKTHTIKIGGEFQSYTMRNYSLGNEGVFALPALLEGVSDLEQQKKIYITRGVNNFGYDVFGNEYDGDDPVEKAHKPIFAAGYIQDRIEYNDIIINFGFRYDYIDIDNLQLYNPERPELSFNKATGEVWRNEDGSITGAGPEGNDPLVEVPTFSALSPRLGFSFPVTDQTVFHAQYGKFVQQSRLRDVYQGYYLTSSNIGGGFFIPAPVGFNVRPTRTTQYEIGFTQQIGEIASVDITGYYKDIKDQVVYTTQNTNDQSTYGAYFILTNGDFATTKGVEISFNMRRFERIMVNGSLTFQDAKGTGSFPNSNRGIVGAPLDGVTIFEPQYISPLEYNNDVRGNFNIDYRWGLNDGGPVLQQLGLSALLTFTSGHPFTQGIGGADLEGDARDRQPIEPLNSSTTPSTFQVDLRVDKTFNLFDMLNLNVYFQVVNLFDTKNIENVFLRTGTADDDGYLSDPSLGGTLIETYGSDYEKLYKAINIDYYEQWRAATTGAAYTTNPFFYGTPRQIRLGIRLEY, encoded by the coding sequence ATGAATAGATTAATTACTATTCTCTTTTTACTCCTGCTCTTGCCAGCAATGGCACTGGCCCAATCTGGAAAGTTGAGAGGCCAGATCACAGATCAGGAAACGGGTGAGGCTCTTGTAGGAGCTAACGTTATCGTAGTTGGCACCTCATACGGTGCTGCAACCGATGTAAACGGTGAATACATCATCCTTAACCTTGTTGCAGGTACATACGAAGTTAAGGCATCGTACATCGGTTATCAGGCAAAAACAATTTCTAATGTTCGTATAAATGCCGACCTTACTACAGGGTTGGATTTCCAGTTGCCAGCTGAAGGCATTCAGGTAGGCACAGTAGAAATTGTTGCCGAGAAACAATTAGTAAATAAGTATAATACAAATGCAAACAGAATTACTACCAGCGATGTAATCGAATCCTTACCAATTAGAGGTGTTGATAATATCCTTTCGCTTACTCCCGGTGTTGTACTTCAGGACAATACTATCTTCGTCCGTGGCGGCAGACAGGATGAAGTTGGGTTCTATCTCGAAGGCACTAATATCACCGACCCCATGGTAGGCGGAAGACAAGTAACACTTGTTCAGGATGCTCTTGAAGAAATAAATGTTCAGTCTGGAGGTTACAATGCTGAATACGGAGGTGCTAACTCTGGTATTGTCAGGCAGCAAATCAAGAGCGGTACTTCAGATTTCAAAGCAAGTGCAGAATATATTATGGATATGCAGGGGTTCTCAGGATTTGAGTATAACGGTGAGAAAACACTTGGTACGTATAATTGGGGTTACAATGAATTTGTTGGAAGTCTAAGCGGACCAATTTATGGCAATGTAATTAAATTTTTCGGACTCTTTGATTACAATTATTTTCGTGATCAAAATCCACAACCATATCCAGGAATTAGTTTAGGTCGTATCGGAGATCCAACAACGCACGACACTGTAAATTTTGAATATCCTGCAGGTGCAGTTTATGGCAATTCCCTTATGAATTACACTGGGACTGGAAGCTTAAACTTCGATTTTAATCCCGTAATCTTAAGAGCAGTTGGAACTTACACCTCTTCTACTTCTTTTAATCCTTTCAGTTCTTCACGTGTGGCTGGTAACATAGCGAATTTTCTTAACACTGCCAGAACCGAACAGATTGATGAGAGCAATGGAGCTTTTAACTTAAAAGCAACCTGGCTTGTTAATCCAACTACCTTTGTTGAGTTGAACGGCGGATATGCATTCAGTACTCTTGACAGATTTGATCCATATTTAAAGGACAATTTCCTTGCCTATGGTGATAGCGCAGCAAATGCTGAGGTTGGATTTGTGTGGAATAGAAGACCAGCAAGTAACTCTGGTAGATATGTTAGGCAACCACAGTATCAGATATTCACCTTCGCAATTAATGCCCCGGGTGATGTAGTTGCTGGTTATCAGAATTATAACAGACAGAATCTTAACTTCTCTGCAGCCCTTTCAACTGTTCTTCAAAAAACTCATACAATTAAAATCGGTGGTGAATTCCAGAGTTATACTATGAGAAATTATAGCCTTGGCAACGAAGGAGTTTTTGCGCTTCCTGCATTGCTTGAGGGAGTATCAGATTTAGAACAACAAAAAAAAATTTATATTACCAGAGGTGTAAACAATTTCGGATATGACGTTTTTGGAAATGAATATGATGGTGATGATCCTGTTGAAAAAGCACATAAACCTATCTTTGCTGCTGGTTATATACAAGATAGAATTGAGTATAATGATATTATAATCAACTTTGGTTTTAGATATGACTATATTGATATAGATAATTTGCAGCTTTACAATCCCGAGAGACCCGAATTATCTTTCAATAAAGCAACCGGTGAAGTCTGGAGAAATGAAGACGGTAGCATTACTGGTGCAGGCCCGGAAGGGAACGATCCGCTTGTTGAAGTTCCAACATTCAGTGCTCTCAGTCCTCGATTGGGTTTTTCATTCCCAGTAACTGATCAAACTGTGTTCCATGCACAGTATGGTAAGTTTGTTCAGCAATCAAGATTAAGAGATGTTTACCAGGGATACTATCTGACATCCAGCAACATCGGCGGCGGATTCTTCATTCCAGCCCCGGTTGGATTTAATGTCAGACCTACAAGAACAACACAGTATGAAATTGGATTCACACAGCAGATCGGAGAAATCGCATCAGTTGATATCACTGGTTATTATAAAGACATAAAAGATCAGGTTGTTTATACAACGCAAAACACGAACGATCAATCCACATATGGTGCCTATTTCATATTAACAAACGGCGATTTTGCAACAACAAAAGGAGTTGAAATATCATTTAACATGCGTCGTTTCGAAAGAATTATGGTAAATGGATCTCTTACATTTCAGGATGCAAAGGGAACAGGTTCATTCCCTAACTCAAACAGAGGCATAGTAGGAGCACCCCTTGATGGTGTTACTATTTTTGAACCACAATACATTTCTCCGCTTGAATACAACAATGATGTTCGCGGTAATTTTAATATTGATTATCGTTGGGGATTAAACGATGGCGGTCCTGTTCTGCAACAATTGGGTTTATCTGCGCTGCTGACGTTCACGAGTGGTCACCCATTTACTCAGGGAATTGGCGGAGCCGACTTGGAAGGAGATGCTAGAGACAGACAACCTATCGAACCGTTAAATTCTTCTACGACTCCCTCAACATTTCAGGTTGATCTGAGAGTAGATAAAACTTTTAACCTTTTCGACATGTTAAACCTTAATGTTTATTTTCAGGTAGTTAACCTTTTCGATACAAAGAATATTGAAAATGTATTCCTCAGAACCGGAACTGCTGATGACGACGGCTACCTTAGCGATCCAAGCCTAGGAGGGACCTTGATTGAAACCTACGGATCGGATTATGAAAAACTTTACAAAGCAATTAATATTGATTATTATGAACAATGGAGAGCAGCTACTACCGGCGCTGCTTATACTACTAATCCGTTCTTCTACGGTACACCTCGGCAGATCAGATTAGGTATTAGGTTAGAGTATTAA
- a CDS encoding TlpA family protein disulfide reductase: protein MKIIITLFLLIIFSTPVLSQGDSEGIRKGPNFKTENLDGESFELKSELGDGPILLSFWATWCKPCLDELSEYKKLYKEFKDKGFKMYAISTDDEKTVSKVKPLVNSKGYDFPVLFDTNMDISRLYYAQSVPYSVILDKKGMIIYSHLGYMKGDEIKVKEIISAELNK, encoded by the coding sequence ATGAAAATAATAATAACTCTCTTTCTGCTGATAATTTTTTCAACTCCTGTGTTATCGCAGGGAGATTCAGAAGGTATCCGTAAAGGTCCAAATTTCAAAACAGAAAATCTTGATGGAGAATCATTTGAACTAAAATCTGAATTAGGTGATGGACCAATATTGTTAAGTTTCTGGGCAACCTGGTGCAAGCCTTGCCTGGACGAACTCAGCGAATACAAAAAGTTATATAAAGAATTCAAAGACAAAGGTTTTAAAATGTATGCAATCTCGACAGATGATGAAAAGACTGTTTCGAAGGTAAAACCGCTGGTTAATTCCAAAGGATATGATTTCCCGGTTTTGTTTGATACTAACATGGATATTTCAAGATTATATTACGCTCAATCGGTTCCATACTCGGTTATACTTGATAAAAAGGGGATGATAATCTATTCACATCTTGGCTATATGAAAGGTGATGAAATAAAAGTTAAAGAAATCATCTCAGCAGAACTTAATAAGTGA
- a CDS encoding M20/M25/M40 family metallo-hydrolase gives MKRFLLIVLIFITIQSVNFGQSPVIQNIINQTNLDSLTHFVRELSGEVSTIIGGSPYTIVSRNKNNASNNMAANYIKQKLDSYGLVTYDQWWSGTGRNVYGVQLGSQYPNKKYIICAHYDDMPSGATAPGADDNASGTAAVLEAARIFTQYDSKYTIIYALWDEEEQGLVGSAYYAQQAALAGDSIMGVINMDMTAWDNDNDSVGEIHVRNYANSNALKDLMIQVNTTYSIGITPVVENPGTTASDHASFWNNGYGAILLIEEYYGGDFNAYYHSVNDKIQYYNQPYYHKMSKLAYGTVATLAQLTDIVPVEMITFTASVHNSKVQLIWSTATELNNMGFEIQRSVNAEDDFATVGFVDGRGSSTEINYYSYSDNPQVSGINKIYYRLKQVDFDGAFSYSSVVNVNYDVPSEFVLSQNYPNPFNPTTIISYFVPKESFVSIKIYDFLGRELKTLVSETKSIGSYELSLDATNLPSGTYFYSMTADGFSKTNKMIVIK, from the coding sequence ATGAAAAGATTCTTACTGATCGTTTTGATATTCATTACTATCCAAAGCGTAAATTTTGGTCAGTCACCTGTAATACAAAACATTATCAACCAAACAAATCTCGATTCATTAACTCACTTCGTAAGAGAATTATCCGGAGAAGTTTCAACTATTATTGGCGGATCACCATATACAATAGTATCCAGAAATAAAAACAATGCAAGCAATAATATGGCAGCAAATTATATCAAGCAGAAACTTGATAGTTATGGTTTAGTTACTTATGACCAGTGGTGGAGTGGAACCGGAAGAAATGTTTATGGTGTGCAGCTTGGCTCACAATATCCAAATAAAAAATATATTATCTGTGCGCACTATGATGATATGCCGAGTGGTGCAACTGCGCCGGGCGCAGATGACAACGCAAGCGGAACTGCTGCGGTGCTTGAAGCTGCAAGAATTTTCACTCAGTATGATTCTAAATACACGATCATCTATGCATTGTGGGATGAAGAAGAGCAAGGATTAGTTGGTAGCGCTTATTACGCTCAACAAGCAGCACTTGCAGGAGATTCGATTATGGGAGTAATAAATATGGATATGACTGCATGGGATAATGATAATGACAGTGTTGGAGAAATTCACGTCAGGAATTATGCAAACTCAAATGCTCTTAAAGATTTAATGATTCAGGTTAACACAACTTATTCAATTGGTATAACACCAGTTGTTGAAAACCCAGGTACAACTGCAAGTGATCATGCTTCTTTCTGGAACAATGGATATGGCGCAATCCTTCTCATTGAAGAATATTACGGAGGTGATTTTAATGCTTACTATCATAGTGTAAATGATAAAATCCAGTATTACAACCAGCCGTATTATCATAAAATGAGTAAACTGGCATACGGCACCGTAGCAACACTTGCACAATTGACAGATATTGTTCCTGTTGAAATGATAACATTTACTGCTTCGGTCCACAATTCGAAAGTGCAACTGATCTGGTCAACAGCTACTGAGTTGAATAATATGGGTTTTGAAATCCAGCGCTCAGTGAATGCTGAAGATGATTTTGCTACTGTTGGATTTGTTGATGGACGAGGCAGCTCTACTGAAATTAATTACTACTCTTATAGTGACAATCCACAGGTAAGTGGTATTAATAAAATTTATTATCGTCTGAAGCAGGTTGATTTTGATGGAGCTTTCAGCTACAGCAGTGTTGTAAACGTAAACTATGATGTTCCGTCTGAGTTTGTTCTCTCACAGAACTATCCTAATCCATTTAATCCAACAACTATAATCAGCTACTTTGTACCCAAGGAAAGTTTTGTAAGCATAAAGATATATGATTTCCTCGGAAGAGAATTGAAAACATTGGTAAGTGAGACAAAGTCCATTGGAAGTTATGAATTATCTTTAGATGCAACTAATCTGCCAAGCGGTACATATTTTTATTCAATGACTGCTGATGGTTTTTCCAAAACAAATAAGATGATTGTAATAAAATAA
- a CDS encoding T9SS type A sorting domain-containing protein, which yields MKNVYIIFVIFFLFLIPVTNAQEIQIITHGMTKYEPVGTYEIVIEFEVVNISQFQQTIFEVRTINDVPNDWTSSLCFGELCFSSTTDSVATTPDFLTPPLDPGDTLLTSLHVFTDMVSIGTAHVQIEVGTFRNPSNRFVLDFICSTDPAVSVTDNQIVNAYQLNQNYPNPFNPSTRINYKVGEPGLVQLKVYNVLGVEVASLVNEHKSTGEYFADFNASNISSGIYFYTLTINNFKQTRKMILEK from the coding sequence ATGAAAAATGTTTATATAATTTTTGTAATCTTTTTTTTATTCCTGATACCGGTTACCAATGCACAGGAAATCCAGATTATAACACACGGGATGACCAAGTATGAGCCAGTCGGCACTTATGAGATTGTTATCGAATTTGAGGTCGTAAATATTTCTCAATTCCAGCAAACTATTTTTGAAGTAAGAACTATCAATGATGTTCCAAATGATTGGACCTCATCCTTGTGTTTTGGTGAGCTGTGTTTTTCTTCAACAACAGATAGTGTTGCAACCACACCTGATTTTCTTACTCCGCCTCTTGATCCGGGAGATACTCTTTTAACCTCGCTGCATGTATTCACCGATATGGTTTCTATAGGAACTGCTCATGTTCAGATTGAAGTTGGTACTTTTAGAAATCCATCAAACAGATTTGTTCTTGATTTTATTTGCAGTACAGATCCTGCAGTCAGTGTAACTGATAATCAAATTGTTAATGCATATCAGCTTAATCAGAATTATCCGAATCCGTTTAATCCTTCAACAAGAATTAATTACAAAGTCGGAGAACCCGGCTTGGTTCAATTAAAGGTTTATAATGTATTAGGAGTAGAAGTTGCTTCACTTGTTAATGAGCACAAAAGTACCGGAGAATATTTTGCTGATTTTAATGCATCAAACATTTCAAGCGGAATCTACTTTTACACACTTACGATCAATAACTTTAAACAAACCAGAAAAATGATCCTGGAGAAGTAA